The following proteins are encoded in a genomic region of Pseudodesulfovibrio mercurii:
- a CDS encoding periplasmic heavy metal sensor, translated as MRNHIITIAGLALLLFAATAFAQMGMGPGSGMMGGGPGYGGGPGYGGWNNYQLTPEQQKAYQDISAKYQEDFAKLSSEMWAKRAQLNAVLAQDKIDRAQARTLADEIGRLSAKAYAMRVDMLVDLRESGISYYGLDMMHGGMLGGGMMGGPGGMGGPWRQGNRPGSGYGDTQ; from the coding sequence ATGAGAAATCACATCATCACCATTGCCGGACTGGCCCTGCTGCTCTTCGCGGCCACAGCCTTCGCCCAGATGGGCATGGGGCCCGGATCCGGCATGATGGGCGGCGGTCCCGGCTACGGCGGCGGTCCCGGCTACGGCGGCTGGAACAACTACCAGCTCACCCCTGAACAGCAGAAGGCGTATCAGGACATCTCCGCCAAATACCAGGAGGACTTCGCCAAGCTGTCCAGCGAGATGTGGGCCAAGCGCGCCCAGTTGAACGCGGTCCTGGCCCAGGACAAGATCGACCGTGCCCAGGCCAGGACCCTGGCCGACGAGATCGGCAGGCTCTCGGCCAAGGCCTACGCCATGCGCGTGGACATGCTCGTGGACCTGCGCGAAAGCGGCATCTCCTACTACGGCCTGGACATGATGCACGGCGGCATGCTGGGCGGGGGGATGATGGGCGGACCCGGCGGCATGGGCGGACCGTGGCGTCAGGGCAACCGGCCCGGCTCCGGGTACGGCGACACCCAGTAG
- a CDS encoding HD-GYP domain-containing protein: MPEYRISVDQLRPGVFIRLEKTGWFEHPFLFSNFKVRDADQIALIRSLGITHVFCVPEKSDVLPSAPDKPDKAAPPAAQPVPREVIDHLWEVKKERARRLKQKKERIALCEKRFNTCIKTFNDILKGVVAGRAEAAAAATDFVARLTDYFLGDRESTLHLMNVVDRGESTYSHPMNVAVLSMIVGKEARLSEAEMTVLGLGALFHDIGKEHLPKKLLKKRGELTRPEQELLERHPVQGAAMLAAVDVFPRGAALVVAQHHERMDGSGFPQGLKADRIDRLARMVAIADAYDNHCNRPDPMDSLTPYLALSYMFGQQKHLFDVELLALFIRCLGVYPPGTVVELSNGEVGMVMAVNPRNQLNPSVMLYDPDVPKKEALIVDLADEPDLRVEKSIRLAQLSPDMFEYLSPRTRITYYVDPRA, from the coding sequence ATGCCCGAATACCGTATTTCGGTGGATCAGCTCCGGCCGGGCGTCTTCATCCGGCTGGAAAAGACCGGCTGGTTCGAACACCCCTTCCTGTTCAGCAACTTCAAGGTCAGGGACGCGGACCAGATCGCCCTGATCAGAAGCCTGGGCATCACGCACGTCTTCTGCGTTCCCGAGAAATCCGACGTCCTGCCCTCGGCCCCGGACAAGCCGGACAAGGCGGCCCCGCCCGCCGCCCAACCGGTGCCGCGCGAGGTCATCGACCACCTGTGGGAGGTCAAGAAGGAGCGCGCCCGTCGGCTCAAACAGAAGAAGGAACGCATCGCCCTGTGCGAGAAGCGCTTCAACACCTGCATCAAGACCTTCAACGACATCCTCAAGGGCGTGGTCGCCGGACGGGCGGAAGCGGCCGCGGCCGCAACGGATTTCGTGGCCCGGCTGACGGACTATTTTCTGGGCGACCGCGAGTCCACCCTGCACCTGATGAACGTGGTGGACCGGGGCGAATCGACCTATTCCCACCCCATGAACGTGGCCGTGCTGTCCATGATCGTGGGCAAGGAGGCGCGCCTGAGCGAGGCGGAGATGACCGTGCTCGGCCTGGGCGCGCTGTTCCACGACATCGGCAAGGAGCACCTGCCCAAGAAGCTGCTCAAGAAGCGCGGCGAGCTGACCCGCCCGGAGCAGGAACTGCTCGAGCGGCACCCGGTCCAGGGCGCGGCCATGCTGGCGGCCGTGGACGTCTTCCCGCGCGGGGCGGCCCTGGTGGTGGCCCAGCACCACGAGCGCATGGACGGCTCCGGCTTTCCCCAGGGGCTCAAGGCCGACCGCATCGACCGGCTGGCGCGCATGGTGGCCATCGCCGACGCCTACGACAACCACTGCAACCGGCCCGACCCCATGGACTCCCTGACCCCGTACCTGGCCCTGTCCTACATGTTCGGCCAGCAGAAGCACCTCTTCGACGTGGAGCTGCTCGCCCTGTTCATCCGCTGCCTGGGCGTGTACCCGCCCGGCACCGTGGTGGAGCTGTCCAACGGCGAGGTCGGCATGGTCATGGCCGTGAACCCCCGAAATCAGCTCAACCCGAGCGTCATGCTCTACGACCCGGACGTGCCCAAGAAGGAGGCGCTCATCGTGGACCTGGCCGACGAGCCGGACCTGCGCGTGGAGAAGTCCATCCGCCTGGCCCAGCTCAGCCCGGACATGTTCGAGTACCTCTCCCCCCGGACCCGCATCACCTACTACGTGGACCCCCGCGCCTAG
- a CDS encoding SHOCT domain-containing protein codes for MTDILTRLTAQQPMYNGGGPNAWGGGMMYSPFGGWFMILLLVAAVVVVALLLRGSPGRNNGGNSRGPSGETPLDILKRRYAAGEIDKAQFEEMKRDLTAK; via the coding sequence ATGACCGACATCCTCACCCGACTGACCGCACAGCAGCCCATGTACAACGGCGGCGGCCCCAACGCGTGGGGCGGCGGCATGATGTACTCGCCCTTCGGAGGCTGGTTCATGATCCTTCTCCTCGTCGCGGCCGTGGTCGTCGTCGCCCTGCTCCTCCGGGGCAGCCCCGGTCGGAACAACGGCGGAAACAGCCGGGGGCCGTCCGGCGAGACGCCCCTGGACATCCTCAAGCGGCGCTATGCCGCCGGGGAGATCGACAAGGCGCAGTTCGAGGAGATGAAGCGCGACCTGACCGCCAAATGA